In Paenibacillus segetis, a single window of DNA contains:
- a CDS encoding S-layer homology domain-containing protein, whose protein sequence is MTEGDTNYIEINALDLDDELLGYFDINTGESYDDLFEPGVYTLPGINGTYYSYDNDSTTAHLKDGIYSIYVFAAQLTESGGIAKDAYGNPIQYEGFTTFRIDNSPSPTATPTTTPTPSPSSAPTPTPSPTSVPSTSGSSGISGPSTSTKPVTTPSAATNEIIDQGFKQVHLAAKTSTENGIITATISDSNLKTAIASIGNSETAIIVDATTSSSEPSFKLSLTPEQIKLLQSIPSQSSIVIHFAGSAVAFPVSLLTKAPVNYGLELVISQTDNLKSHFDGQLHGGTLIGNPVTFEAHWVSASDSKPIEVPSNTFIKRSFTIPGNIGPNTAGVLFEDHGTVKPVSSLLKPQADGTTLVIVNRPGFSVYAAASRTVQFNDIASSWAASDITALANKFIIDGTSATTFSPKNNLTRAEFTSLLVRSLGLQSNSTTQFTDIKSTDWYASDVAAAYDAGLIQGTGNNKFSPNAAVTRQELSVILARALQLTGVELKVANPLFTPYTDEAKIAGYAKESVKALSAAGLITGETVDGGSYFNPAAATTRDTVAVSLHQLLRAAKLID, encoded by the coding sequence TTGACGGAAGGCGATACCAACTATATTGAGATTAATGCCCTCGATTTAGACGATGAACTCCTCGGATACTTCGATATTAACACCGGAGAATCATATGATGACCTCTTTGAACCAGGGGTATATACTTTGCCAGGAATAAATGGTACTTATTACTCTTATGACAATGATTCAACAACTGCACATCTCAAAGACGGCATTTACAGTATCTATGTGTTTGCCGCGCAATTAACAGAGTCTGGCGGAATAGCAAAAGATGCATATGGGAACCCAATACAATATGAAGGCTTCACTACTTTTAGAATTGATAACTCCCCTTCACCTACAGCTACACCTACGACTACACCAACACCTTCGCCGTCATCAGCACCGACACCTACACCATCGCCGACATCAGTACCATCTACATCGGGATCTTCCGGAATCTCAGGTCCGTCCACATCTACTAAACCAGTAACAACTCCTAGTGCTGCCACAAACGAAATCATTGATCAAGGCTTCAAACAAGTCCATCTTGCTGCGAAGACTAGTACAGAAAATGGCATTATTACTGCCACCATATCTGATAGCAATCTGAAAACAGCCATAGCCTCTATTGGAAATTCTGAGACGGCTATAATTGTTGATGCAACAACCAGCAGCAGTGAACCAAGCTTCAAATTATCTTTAACGCCTGAACAAATCAAGCTGTTACAGAGTATTCCATCACAAAGTAGTATTGTAATTCATTTTGCAGGTTCAGCTGTTGCCTTCCCCGTCTCTCTATTGACGAAAGCACCAGTAAATTATGGCCTTGAGCTTGTCATTTCCCAGACTGACAATCTTAAATCGCACTTTGATGGTCAACTTCACGGTGGGACCCTTATTGGAAATCCCGTAACATTTGAAGCTCATTGGGTATCTGCTTCAGATAGCAAGCCTATTGAAGTACCAAGTAACACTTTCATTAAGCGATCCTTTACGATTCCGGGCAATATTGGACCTAATACAGCCGGAGTATTGTTTGAAGATCATGGCACAGTCAAACCTGTTTCTTCTCTCCTCAAGCCACAAGCAGATGGAACTACGCTCGTCATCGTAAACCGCCCAGGTTTTTCCGTATATGCAGCGGCGAGTCGAACTGTTCAATTCAATGACATCGCTTCTTCTTGGGCTGCATCTGATATCACAGCTCTAGCGAATAAATTTATAATTGATGGTACCTCGGCAACCACTTTCTCACCTAAGAACAACCTAACTCGGGCAGAGTTCACATCACTGCTAGTGAGATCACTTGGCTTACAAAGCAACTCCACAACCCAGTTCACAGATATTAAATCAACGGATTGGTACGCTAGCGACGTGGCTGCCGCTTATGATGCGGGATTAATTCAAGGAACAGGTAACAACAAATTTTCTCCTAATGCTGCGGTTACTCGCCAAGAATTGTCTGTTATTCTGGCTAGAGCGCTTCAACTGACTGGAGTTGAACTCAAGGTAGCTAATCCACTCTTTACTCCTTACACCGATGAAGCCAAAATTGCTGGATATGCGAAGGAAAGTGTCAAAGCCTTATCTGCTGCAGGTCTGATTACAGGTGAAACAGTAGATGGTGGTTCTTACTTCAACCCTGCTGCAGCAACAACGCGAGACACGGTCGCGGTGTCACTCCATCAATTATTGCGTGCAGCTAAGCTCATCGATTAA
- the sdhB gene encoding succinate dehydrogenase iron-sulfur subunit → MATAETKTAAKKVKFIITRQDDPKAASYTEEFELDYRPGMNVISALMEIQRNPVNLKGENTAPVCWESNCLEEVCGACSMVINGKPRQACAALVDNLEQPVRLEPMRTFPIVRDLVIDRSVMFTSLKKVKAWIPIDGTYDLGPGPRMAEKKRQWAYELSKCMTCGVCLEACPNVNEKTNFMGPAPISQVRLFNAHPTGEMNAEERIEALMEDGGIEGCGNSQNCVRACPKGIPLTTSIAEMNKATTKHMFKNWLSL, encoded by the coding sequence GCGCCAAGACGATCCAAAAGCGGCGTCCTATACAGAAGAATTCGAGTTGGACTATCGTCCGGGGATGAATGTCATCAGCGCTTTGATGGAAATTCAACGGAATCCCGTGAATCTGAAGGGGGAAAATACAGCTCCTGTTTGCTGGGAATCCAACTGTTTGGAAGAAGTGTGCGGTGCTTGCTCGATGGTGATCAATGGTAAGCCACGTCAAGCTTGCGCGGCGCTTGTTGATAATCTGGAGCAACCCGTACGTTTGGAACCAATGAGGACATTTCCGATTGTACGTGATCTGGTCATTGACCGGAGTGTGATGTTTACATCACTTAAGAAGGTTAAAGCATGGATTCCGATTGATGGAACTTACGACCTGGGGCCGGGTCCTCGGATGGCCGAGAAGAAACGTCAATGGGCTTATGAATTGTCCAAGTGTATGACTTGTGGTGTTTGTCTAGAAGCTTGTCCGAACGTTAATGAAAAGACAAATTTCATGGGGCCAGCGCCTATATCACAGGTAAGGCTATTTAACGCCCATCCAACGGGTGAAATGAATGCGGAGGAACGGATCGAAGCGCTCATGGAGGACGGCGGTATCGAGGGCTGTGGTAACTCGCAAAACTGCGTGCGAGCCTGCCCGAAAGGCATCCCATTAACGACTTCAATCGCTGAGATGAACAAAGCTACCACGAAGCACATGTTCAAGAATTGGCTTAGCTTGTAA